The Vicia villosa cultivar HV-30 ecotype Madison, WI unplaced genomic scaffold, Vvil1.0 ctg.000045F_1_1_2_unsc, whole genome shotgun sequence genome contains a region encoding:
- the LOC131622950 gene encoding uncharacterized protein LOC131622950 has translation MELVQICKKKLQEFRDGGWETLYEKVVASCGNVEIDVPDMESRTLVRTKKHKTFRFVYTLVKLALSLPMATASVERMFLGMKYVKNELRSRIANSWLNDCLVKFVEKKVFDTIDDTDIIKRFQRMNKRRMHL, from the exons ATGGAACTTGTCCAAATATGCaagaaaaagttgcaagaatttagAGATGGTGGATGGGAAACACTTTATGAGAAAGTTGTGGCTTCTTGTGGTAATGTTGAAATTGATGTGCCGGACATGGAGTCTCG GACTCTTGTTCGAACAAAGAAGCATAAGACATTTAGGTTTGTGTACACACTTGTCAAACTAGCTTTGTCCTTACCGATGGCCACTGCAAGTGTTGAGCGAATGTTCTTGGGGATGAAATATGTTAAGAATGAGTTGAGAAGTAGAATTGCTAATTCATGGCTAAATGATTGCTTAGTAAAATTTGTGGAGAAAAAGGTGTTTGATACAATCGATGATACGGATATCATTAAGCGTTTCCAaagaatgaacaagagaagaatgCATTTATGA